A part of Curtobacterium sp. MCLR17_036 genomic DNA contains:
- a CDS encoding ABC transporter ATP-binding protein, with translation MTTVLDISGLSVRIAGTPIVTDVDLRVDAGECVALVGASGSGKTVTARAALGLSAAGSAVRADTFTVAGLDVRAFSERRWRQVRGARVGYVGQEALGALDPLRPVGREVADTLRLHTGMRAAERVDAVRDALAAVGLDPDTATDGRLAGTLSGGMRQRALIAAATVGSPSLVVADEPTTALDAGVAVTVMEQLRAAQRRGAGLLVITHDLGLVAGWADRVVVVHEGRVVEQGPVAAVFDAPRHEATRALVRAAGRGLAPAARAGASTADADAPAVVAARGLRRDFAGVRALDDVSFALDRGRVLGVIGASGSGKTTLARVLLGLERPDAGTVELDGGAWVPLAERDRRPRRHRVAAVVQDPGATFDERWSVERVLADALSRGTARRATGPLAARVDDALRQVDLDPALRPRSPLTLSGGQRQRLAIARALATDPEVVVLDEPVTALDATVQDAVLTLLERLRDETGVAMVFVSHDLRAVRRIADDVLVVHEGAVVEHGPAASVLEHPGHPVTAGLLRAADRLASGPAA, from the coding sequence ATGACGACCGTCCTGGACATCAGCGGCCTGAGCGTGCGGATCGCCGGCACCCCGATCGTGACCGACGTGGACCTGCGGGTCGACGCCGGCGAGTGCGTCGCGCTGGTCGGTGCGTCGGGTTCCGGCAAGACCGTGACCGCACGCGCGGCCCTCGGCCTGTCGGCCGCGGGCTCCGCTGTGCGGGCCGACACGTTCACCGTCGCCGGGCTCGACGTGCGTGCGTTCTCCGAACGGCGGTGGCGACAGGTGCGTGGCGCACGCGTCGGCTACGTCGGCCAGGAGGCCCTGGGCGCGTTGGACCCGCTGCGTCCCGTCGGGCGCGAGGTCGCCGACACCCTGCGGCTGCACACCGGGATGCGTGCGGCCGAACGTGTGGACGCGGTGCGCGACGCGCTGGCGGCGGTGGGCCTCGACCCGGACACCGCGACCGACGGCCGTCTCGCCGGGACCCTGTCCGGCGGGATGCGCCAGCGGGCGCTCATCGCCGCGGCGACCGTCGGCTCGCCGTCGCTCGTCGTCGCCGACGAGCCGACCACGGCCCTCGACGCGGGCGTGGCCGTCACCGTCATGGAGCAGCTCCGCGCGGCCCAACGGCGCGGCGCCGGCCTCCTCGTCATCACGCACGACCTCGGACTCGTCGCCGGCTGGGCGGACCGCGTCGTCGTCGTGCACGAGGGGCGGGTCGTCGAACAGGGACCCGTCGCCGCGGTGTTCGACGCGCCGCGGCACGAGGCGACGCGGGCGTTGGTGCGTGCCGCCGGCCGTGGCCTCGCCCCGGCCGCTCGTGCCGGAGCGTCCACGGCGGACGCAGACGCTCCCGCGGTCGTTGCGGCGCGTGGGCTCCGGCGGGACTTCGCCGGTGTCCGCGCGCTCGACGACGTGTCGTTCGCCCTCGACCGCGGGCGGGTGCTCGGGGTGATCGGGGCGTCGGGTTCGGGCAAGACCACCCTGGCGCGCGTCCTGCTCGGCCTCGAGAGGCCGGACGCCGGCACCGTCGAGCTCGACGGGGGCGCCTGGGTGCCCCTGGCCGAGCGGGACCGCCGCCCACGACGCCACCGGGTCGCCGCCGTCGTGCAGGACCCCGGAGCGACGTTCGACGAGCGCTGGTCTGTGGAGCGCGTGCTCGCCGACGCGCTCTCGCGCGGCACCGCCCGACGCGCCACCGGTCCGCTCGCGGCGCGGGTGGACGACGCCCTGCGGCAGGTCGACCTCGACCCGGCGCTGCGCCCACGGTCACCGCTGACGCTCTCGGGCGGGCAGCGACAGCGGCTCGCGATCGCCCGGGCACTCGCGACCGACCCCGAGGTGGTCGTGCTCGACGAGCCGGTGACCGCGCTCGACGCCACCGTGCAGGACGCCGTGCTCACCCTGTTGGAGCGGCTCCGCGACGAGACCGGCGTGGCGATGGTCTTCGTGTCGCACGACCTGCGCGCGGTCCGGCGGATCGCCGACGACGTGCTCGTCGTGCACGAGGGCGCGGTCGTCGAGCACGGCCCGGCCGCCTCGGTGCTCGAGCACCCGGGCCACCCGGTGACCGCCGGCCTGCTCCGCGCCGCCGACCGACTCGCGAGCGGCCCGGCGGCCTGA
- a CDS encoding ABC transporter substrate-binding protein, which yields MILDPVQKTLAAVASATVVVLALAACSGPGTSTTSSTPVNGGTLTYASGDAEPTCLDPHVGGNYPQALLATQYIEELVGLEDGEPTPELATKWTTSDDGKTLTFTLRDDVTFTDGTPFDAAAVVANIEHVQDPDTASSTGYLALQSITKATATDEHTVTLTLSRPDSALLESFSQPWVGMESPKALERAQATNCESPVGTGPFAVTGWKHGDRVTLTKNTEYWGATKPRLSGITWRFLPDSTSRYAALQSGQVDVIDNAQPDQLKAASAKGAIRDLDAPRPGASNRLELNSGHGVFQDEAVRRAFIAGAEIDPGLQSLFLGTAKRSYSVLSSAEPLAYSEQSRFAYSPSTAKQLLDDAGWKVGSDGIREKDGQRLTVTFPVSTNQSVPAERSLFQQIQASEKAVGFQVVLDELDLSSWYAALAANEYDVVSAPYTKVGPDVLRILYDSASIEPAPSGYFANLAQLDDPALDRLLEQAARTSDADERADLYERAQQAILASDTVLPLYDQQNHFLVRSAVHGITTTPVSTPWFGTAWIDR from the coding sequence ATGATCTTGGACCCAGTACAGAAAACCCTCGCCGCGGTCGCGAGCGCCACCGTCGTCGTCCTCGCCCTCGCCGCCTGCAGCGGTCCGGGCACGAGCACGACGAGCAGCACGCCGGTGAACGGCGGCACGCTGACGTACGCGTCCGGCGACGCCGAGCCGACCTGCCTCGACCCGCACGTCGGCGGCAACTACCCGCAGGCACTCCTGGCGACGCAGTACATCGAGGAACTCGTCGGCCTCGAGGACGGCGAACCCACCCCGGAGCTCGCGACGAAGTGGACGACGAGCGACGACGGCAAGACGCTGACGTTCACCCTGCGCGACGACGTCACCTTCACCGACGGCACCCCGTTCGACGCCGCGGCGGTCGTGGCGAACATCGAGCACGTGCAGGACCCGGACACCGCGTCGAGCACCGGCTACCTGGCGCTGCAGTCGATCACGAAGGCGACCGCCACCGACGAGCACACCGTCACGCTGACGCTGAGCCGCCCGGACAGCGCACTGCTCGAGTCCTTCTCGCAGCCCTGGGTCGGCATGGAGTCCCCGAAGGCGCTCGAGCGGGCGCAGGCGACGAACTGCGAGTCCCCCGTCGGCACCGGCCCGTTCGCGGTCACCGGGTGGAAGCACGGCGACCGCGTCACCCTGACGAAGAACACCGAGTACTGGGGCGCGACGAAGCCGCGCCTGTCCGGCATCACGTGGCGGTTCCTGCCGGACTCGACCTCGCGCTACGCCGCACTGCAGTCCGGCCAGGTCGACGTCATCGACAACGCCCAGCCCGACCAGCTCAAGGCCGCGTCGGCGAAGGGCGCGATCCGCGACCTCGACGCCCCGCGCCCCGGCGCCTCGAACCGCCTCGAGCTGAACTCCGGCCACGGCGTGTTCCAGGACGAAGCGGTCCGGCGGGCCTTCATCGCCGGCGCCGAGATCGACCCCGGTCTGCAGTCGCTGTTCCTCGGCACCGCGAAGCGCTCGTACTCGGTGCTCTCGAGCGCCGAACCGCTCGCGTACTCGGAGCAGAGCCGGTTCGCGTACTCGCCGTCGACGGCGAAGCAGCTCCTCGACGACGCCGGCTGGAAGGTCGGATCCGACGGCATCCGCGAGAAGGACGGCCAGCGGCTCACCGTGACCTTCCCCGTCTCGACGAACCAGTCGGTGCCGGCCGAGCGCAGCCTGTTCCAGCAGATCCAGGCGTCCGAGAAGGCCGTCGGGTTCCAGGTGGTGCTCGACGAGCTCGACCTGTCCAGCTGGTACGCCGCCCTGGCCGCGAACGAGTACGACGTCGTCAGCGCCCCGTACACGAAGGTCGGGCCCGACGTCCTGCGGATCCTGTACGACAGCGCGAGCATCGAGCCCGCACCGTCCGGCTACTTCGCGAACCTCGCCCAGCTCGACGACCCGGCACTCGACCGGCTGCTCGAGCAGGCCGCCCGCACGTCGGACGCCGACGAGCGCGCGGACCTGTACGAGCGGGCGCAGCAGGCGATCCTGGCCAGCGACACCGTGCTGCCCCTGTACGACCAGCAGAACCACTTCCTGGTGCGCTCCGCCGTGCACGGCATCACCACCACCCCGGTGTCCACGCCCTGGTTCGGCACCGCCTGGATCGACCGCTGA
- a CDS encoding ABC transporter permease, protein MPWVWWAVRRLAGGVGVLWAVATIVFVAIRLIPGDPALAILGGPGSQASAEAVAGVRREYGLDQPVLVQYAVFLGRLATLRLGDSYAFRTPVATLLGQQLPVTLTLAVAGLVVAWALAIVAAWWSTQRGRVAAALTGAISVTASVVPHFWLGSVLIVVFASTLGWVPAVSDGSVRGWVLPVVTVAVPVAGYLAETVRDGVVDAQRSAFALAARSRGETRTGLFARHLLRHAALPGIALSAWAFGSLVSGAVVVESVFALPGIGRALVTAVTQRDMPLVAGIAMVSAAAYVVVLAVADLVERAVDPRGAR, encoded by the coding sequence ATGCCGTGGGTCTGGTGGGCCGTCCGGCGGCTCGCCGGGGGCGTCGGTGTGCTGTGGGCCGTCGCGACGATCGTCTTCGTGGCGATCCGGCTCATCCCGGGTGACCCCGCCCTCGCGATCCTGGGCGGACCCGGGTCGCAGGCCTCGGCCGAGGCGGTCGCCGGGGTCCGCCGCGAGTACGGCCTCGACCAGCCGGTCCTGGTGCAGTACGCGGTGTTCCTCGGCCGCCTGGCGACCCTGCGGCTCGGCGACTCGTACGCGTTCCGGACGCCGGTCGCGACGCTGCTCGGCCAGCAGCTGCCGGTCACGCTCACCCTGGCCGTCGCCGGTCTCGTCGTCGCCTGGGCGCTGGCGATCGTCGCCGCCTGGTGGTCGACGCAACGCGGGCGGGTCGCGGCGGCGCTGACCGGGGCGATCAGCGTGACGGCGAGCGTCGTCCCGCACTTCTGGCTCGGCAGCGTGCTCATCGTCGTGTTCGCGAGCACGCTCGGGTGGGTCCCGGCGGTCAGCGACGGCAGCGTGCGCGGGTGGGTGCTGCCGGTCGTCACCGTCGCGGTGCCGGTGGCCGGGTACCTGGCCGAGACGGTCCGCGACGGCGTCGTGGACGCGCAGCGGTCCGCCTTCGCGCTCGCGGCCCGGAGCCGCGGCGAGACCCGGACCGGGTTGTTCGCGCGCCACCTGCTCCGGCACGCCGCCCTGCCCGGCATCGCCCTGTCGGCGTGGGCCTTCGGGTCGCTCGTCTCCGGCGCGGTCGTCGTGGAGTCGGTCTTCGCCCTGCCCGGGATCGGCCGTGCGCTCGTCACCGCCGTGACCCAGCGGGACATGCCCCTCGTCGCGGGCATCGCGATGGTCTCCGCCGCGGCCTACGTCGTGGTGCTCGCGGTGGCGGACCTGGTCGAACGGGCCGTCGACCCGAGGGGCGCCCGGTGA
- a CDS encoding glycosyl hydrolase encodes MNASGRSSTVLGAAAILVAGALLAGVAGPAQAATAVPGSTRFGIGSGIDTTADGAQVRLAAGLGVGTARIDLWWTGIEKTPGDLVMPASYRTAVDRLRSAGIRPLIVLDYGNPHHDGGGGPTSADGIAAFARYAGFVAATFGPDVAGYEVWNEWPNTVAPGLRSASRYVALTKAASAAVHAAAPGAVVAGPAMSLLGADGLHPWLRQWLAAGGPATVDAVSVHAYSGTRPPETALGPAMRELRAALAAQHRSVPVWWTEGGWQAGPPGQAGTVSTAVQSAWLVRWGALAAHLGAVLVVPFTLNDAVSTPTGYGLYGSAGGGWTARRAATAYAVLVRTVGDRRFAAVERSGAGGVWIVRYGSGRDVVRVAWSTSGVRTARVRVPSGTSLVSATGVTSRTVVVRGETAVRVRAAPVFLRSRR; translated from the coding sequence GTGAATGCATCCGGAAGATCCTCGACCGTCCTCGGCGCCGCGGCGATCCTCGTCGCGGGCGCGCTCCTCGCAGGCGTGGCCGGACCCGCACAGGCCGCGACGGCCGTGCCCGGCTCGACCCGGTTCGGCATCGGCTCCGGCATCGACACGACGGCGGACGGCGCGCAGGTGCGCCTCGCAGCCGGCCTCGGCGTCGGGACCGCGCGGATCGACCTCTGGTGGACCGGGATCGAGAAGACCCCGGGCGACCTCGTGATGCCCGCTTCGTACCGGACGGCCGTGGACCGGCTCCGGTCGGCGGGGATCCGGCCGCTCATCGTCCTCGACTACGGCAACCCCCACCACGACGGCGGCGGCGGCCCGACCTCGGCCGACGGCATCGCCGCGTTCGCCCGGTACGCGGGCTTCGTCGCCGCGACGTTCGGCCCCGACGTCGCCGGGTACGAGGTCTGGAACGAGTGGCCGAACACCGTCGCGCCGGGACTCCGCAGCGCGTCCCGCTACGTCGCACTGACCAAGGCGGCGTCGGCGGCCGTCCACGCCGCGGCGCCGGGGGCCGTGGTGGCGGGACCCGCCATGAGCCTGCTCGGGGCCGACGGTCTGCACCCGTGGCTCCGGCAGTGGCTCGCCGCCGGTGGCCCGGCGACGGTGGACGCGGTCTCGGTCCACGCGTACAGCGGGACGCGACCGCCCGAGACGGCCCTCGGGCCGGCGATGCGGGAGCTCCGGGCGGCCCTCGCGGCGCAGCACCGCTCCGTCCCGGTGTGGTGGACCGAGGGCGGCTGGCAGGCCGGTCCGCCGGGGCAGGCGGGCACCGTCTCGACCGCCGTGCAGTCCGCCTGGCTGGTGCGCTGGGGCGCGCTCGCCGCGCACCTCGGTGCCGTGCTCGTCGTGCCGTTCACCCTGAACGACGCCGTCTCGACCCCGACCGGGTACGGCCTGTACGGCTCGGCGGGCGGCGGCTGGACGGCCCGGCGCGCGGCCACCGCCTACGCGGTCCTCGTGCGCACCGTCGGCGACCGTCGGTTCGCGGCTGTCGAGCGATCCGGGGCCGGCGGTGTCTGGATCGTCCGCTACGGCTCCGGCCGCGACGTCGTCCGCGTCGCCTGGTCGACGTCGGGTGTCCGGACGGCGAGGGTCCGGGTGCCGAGCGGGACCTCGCTGGTCTCCGCGACCGGGGTGACGAGTCGCACGGTGGTGGTACGTGGTGAGACGGCCGTGCGGGTCCGGGCGGCGCCGGTGTTCCTGCGGTCCCGCCGGTGA
- a CDS encoding TetR family transcriptional regulator — MDEPIRRGGRPRRSSAEVLADAAAELFLEQGYGRTTVDQIAARAGVSRATFFNYFPAKADVMWLELDAAVAALPGYLAAATEPSAVRAVEQALLAAARAHDPERVPWAVAQAEVMGIGSELVAGVAVRVTAQHAAVAAFVAGRTGERPRSAWPQTVSGAMLGAAAAAFGVWVTDGVARRPLVEYVGAALAPVADGLDRA; from the coding sequence ATGGACGAACCGATCCGCCGCGGTGGGCGGCCCCGCCGGTCGAGCGCCGAGGTGCTCGCGGACGCCGCCGCCGAGCTGTTCCTCGAGCAGGGCTACGGACGCACCACGGTCGACCAGATCGCCGCCCGCGCCGGGGTCAGCCGTGCGACGTTCTTCAACTACTTCCCGGCGAAGGCCGACGTCATGTGGCTCGAGCTCGACGCCGCCGTCGCCGCCCTGCCGGGGTACCTGGCGGCCGCCACCGAGCCGAGCGCCGTCCGGGCCGTCGAGCAGGCGCTGCTCGCGGCCGCACGCGCCCACGACCCCGAGCGCGTGCCGTGGGCCGTCGCGCAGGCCGAGGTGATGGGGATCGGCTCCGAGCTCGTGGCCGGGGTCGCCGTCCGGGTGACCGCCCAGCACGCGGCCGTCGCCGCCTTCGTCGCCGGGCGCACGGGGGAGCGGCCGCGGTCGGCCTGGCCGCAGACCGTCTCCGGGGCGATGCTCGGGGCCGCAGCCGCGGCGTTCGGCGTCTGGGTCACGGACGGCGTGGCCCGACGACCGCTCGTCGAGTACGTCGGCGCTGCGCTCGCCCCCGTCGCCGACGGCCTCGACCGGGCCTGA
- the proP gene encoding glycine betaine/L-proline transporter ProP has protein sequence MAPNDAPHAHGDRPLRTKGAAKRARRKLTTDDVTVVEESLLKRAVAAAALGNAMEWFDFGIFAYLTVTISQVFLPQGDPAANIVATFGFFAAAFIVRPIGGAVFGPIGDKIGRQKVLALTMILMAAGTLMIGLIPSYDTIGFWAPVLLLVARFVQGFSTGGEYGGAATFIAEYSPDKRRGFMGSWLEFGTLAGYVLGASIVTGLQFGLSEDALLSWGWRIPFIIAGPLGLIGLYLRLKLEETPAFQKQQEQAAEREGQKTPFLKLFAENWRSLLICIGLVLVFNVTDYMLLSYMPTYLEQNLGQNATFGLILIVVVMLLMMVVITFGGRLSDRFGRRPVLAAGCIGFILLSWPALKLVQTGTGVGVFSGLLILGVVLVTFTSTMPSTLPALFPTIIRYGALAIAFNVSVSLFGGTTPLATAALINGAKDAGFGWAEDIPAFYLMLAAVIGLVAVYFTKETAATPLMGSGPTVGSEDEVAGVIEDYNDPTSELAQSDWAKDFSTSEIPIISGDAATGDEEKAPAGS, from the coding sequence TTGGCACCGAACGACGCACCCCACGCGCACGGCGATCGACCGCTGCGGACGAAGGGCGCTGCGAAGCGCGCTCGGCGCAAGCTGACCACGGACGACGTCACCGTCGTCGAGGAGTCCCTGCTCAAGCGTGCCGTGGCGGCAGCCGCCCTCGGCAACGCGATGGAGTGGTTCGACTTCGGCATCTTCGCCTACCTGACCGTCACCATCTCGCAGGTCTTCCTGCCGCAGGGCGACCCGGCGGCGAACATCGTCGCGACGTTCGGCTTCTTCGCCGCCGCGTTCATCGTCCGTCCGATCGGCGGTGCCGTGTTCGGCCCGATCGGCGACAAGATCGGCCGGCAGAAGGTCCTCGCGCTGACGATGATCCTGATGGCCGCCGGCACGCTCATGATCGGCCTCATCCCGTCGTACGACACGATCGGCTTCTGGGCCCCGGTCCTGCTGCTCGTCGCCCGCTTCGTGCAGGGCTTCTCGACCGGTGGTGAGTACGGCGGCGCCGCGACGTTCATCGCCGAGTACTCGCCGGACAAGCGCCGTGGCTTCATGGGCTCGTGGCTCGAGTTCGGCACCCTCGCCGGCTACGTGCTCGGTGCCTCGATCGTCACCGGCCTGCAGTTCGGCCTGTCCGAGGACGCCCTGCTCAGCTGGGGGTGGCGCATCCCGTTCATCATCGCCGGGCCGCTCGGCCTCATCGGGCTCTACCTGCGCCTCAAGCTCGAGGAGACCCCGGCCTTCCAGAAGCAGCAGGAGCAGGCCGCCGAGCGCGAGGGCCAGAAGACCCCGTTCCTCAAGCTGTTCGCCGAGAACTGGCGCTCGCTCCTCATCTGCATCGGGCTGGTCCTGGTCTTCAACGTGACCGACTACATGCTCCTGTCGTACATGCCGACCTACCTCGAGCAGAATCTCGGCCAGAACGCGACGTTCGGCCTCATCCTCATCGTCGTCGTGATGCTGCTCATGATGGTCGTCATCACCTTCGGCGGGCGGCTGTCCGACCGGTTCGGCCGCCGCCCGGTGCTCGCCGCCGGCTGCATCGGCTTCATCCTGCTGTCCTGGCCGGCGCTCAAGCTCGTCCAGACCGGCACGGGTGTCGGGGTCTTCTCCGGCCTGCTCATCCTCGGTGTAGTGCTCGTGACGTTCACCTCGACGATGCCCTCGACGCTGCCCGCGCTGTTCCCGACGATCATCCGCTACGGCGCACTCGCCATAGCGTTCAACGTCTCGGTGTCGCTCTTCGGTGGCACGACCCCGCTCGCCACCGCCGCGCTCATCAACGGTGCGAAGGACGCCGGCTTCGGCTGGGCCGAGGACATCCCGGCCTTCTACCTCATGCTCGCCGCGGTGATCGGCCTGGTGGCGGTGTACTTCACCAAGGAGACCGCGGCCACGCCGCTCATGGGCTCCGGGCCGACGGTCGGTTCCGAGGACGAGGTCGCCGGTGTGATCGAGGACTACAACGACCCGACTTCGGAGCTCGCGCAGTCCGACTGGGCGAAGGACTTCTCGACGAGCGAGATCCCGATCATCTCGGGTGACGCCGCGACGGGTGACGAGGAGAAGGCACCCGCCGGCTCGTAG
- a CDS encoding ABC transporter permease, giving the protein MSGIVDPGTPAAARSRRRRALDPSGTAAALVVLVAVVAAAWPALLGGGDPLAVHPAEALLAPSGAHPFGTDESGRDVLARVVAGTRASLLVGVAATLLGGGVGLVLGVVAGLGAGAGRVGRLLDAVIGRVTEVAFALPLLLVALVVIAVTGPGPVPAVLAVGSATAPGYARIVRGLVRTARTSQVVETAVLLGRSPAAIVVRHVLPAALWPVVAVGTLGVGQAVVWASALSYLGVGTPPPAPEWGAMLADGRTYLQTAPWMSTFPGLAIVVLATAVTVLGRAIRRTGASR; this is encoded by the coding sequence GTGAGCGGCATCGTCGACCCGGGCACGCCGGCCGCCGCGCGCTCCCGGCGTCGTCGGGCGCTCGACCCGTCCGGCACCGCGGCGGCCCTCGTCGTGCTCGTCGCGGTCGTCGCGGCCGCGTGGCCGGCGCTGCTCGGCGGGGGCGACCCGCTGGCCGTCCACCCGGCCGAGGCGCTCCTGGCACCGAGCGGCGCCCACCCGTTCGGCACCGACGAGTCCGGGCGTGACGTGCTGGCGCGCGTCGTCGCGGGGACCCGCGCGTCCCTGCTGGTCGGCGTCGCCGCGACGCTGCTCGGCGGCGGCGTCGGACTCGTGCTCGGCGTGGTCGCGGGGCTCGGCGCGGGGGCCGGACGGGTCGGGCGCCTGCTCGACGCCGTGATCGGACGGGTGACCGAGGTCGCCTTCGCGCTGCCGCTGCTCCTCGTCGCCCTGGTGGTCATCGCCGTCACCGGCCCCGGTCCGGTCCCCGCCGTGCTGGCGGTGGGCTCCGCCACGGCGCCCGGCTACGCCCGCATCGTGCGCGGCCTGGTCCGCACCGCCCGCACCTCGCAGGTGGTGGAGACGGCCGTGCTGCTCGGCCGCTCCCCCGCCGCGATCGTCGTCCGGCACGTCCTGCCCGCCGCGCTCTGGCCCGTCGTCGCCGTCGGCACGCTCGGGGTCGGCCAGGCGGTGGTCTGGGCGTCGGCGCTCAGCTACCTCGGTGTCGGCACGCCGCCCCCCGCACCGGAGTGGGGCGCGATGCTCGCCGACGGCCGGACGTACCTGCAGACCGCGCCGTGGATGAGCACCTTCCCCGGGCTCGCCATCGTGGTGCTCGCCACCGCCGTCACGGTCCTCGGACGGGCGATCCGACGAACCGGAGCCTCCCGATGA